The Flavipsychrobacter sp. genome contains the following window.
CACTATACGCCACAGCATATAATGTAATACCCTGCCATGCTGTAGCATTTACAGATACTACTGCAAACAACATAAAGCCAGCTTGTGCGATAGAAGAGTAGGCCAACATACGCTTTACACTCTGCTGGAATACCGCTGTAATATTACCTACGAATAATGTAGCAGCTGTAATAACTGCTAAGGTCATCATCCACTGGCTGCTAATGCTACCAAACGCAATATGGAACAAACGTAAGAAACCGATAAAGGCACCAGCTTTTACTATAGTTGCCATAAAGGCAGTAAAGGCGGTTGGCGCTCCATCGTACACATCAGGTGTCCAAGTATGCATTGGTGCTGCAGATATCTTAAAGGCAAAGGCGATCATGATCAAGATAATACCTGACAAGGCCATTGGGTTAAGTGTATCTGCCTGTAAGAAAGTATAATCAAGGATATTGAAAGAACCTGTAGCACCGTACAATAGCGTAATACCCATTAATAAGATACCTGTGGTAAAGGCACCCATCAAGAAATACTTCAACGAGGCCTCATTACTCTTTAAGTTCTTTTTATCGCTACCTGCTAATATGTATTGTGGTATAGATAAGATTTCTACACCTATGAATAACATAAGCAGATTGTTGTATCCCGTTAATAGATACATACCACATAGTATAAAGAAGATAAGTGCGAAGTATTCCGCTACGTGATTGCCCACTTCTTTTATATGCTTACCAGCTAGTAAGAAGTACAAGAAAGT
Protein-coding sequences here:
- a CDS encoding NADH-quinone oxidoreductase subunit N, with translation MKAIIAATILGIVLMYSGFLSKDKKSIVSIAIIAMLALLGINIWELTTASATEPQMLFNKMLRIDKYAIWFNTLMTGCTFLYFLLAGKHIKEVGNHVAEYFALIFFILCGMYLLTGYNNLLMLFIGVEILSIPQYILAGSDKKNLKSNEASLKYFLMGAFTTGILLMGITLLYGATGSFNILDYTFLQADTLNPMALSGIILIMIAFAFKISAAPMHTWTPDVYDGAPTAFTAFMATIVKAGAFIGFLRLFHIAFGSISSQWMMTLAVITAATLFVGNITAVFQQSVKRMLAYSSIAQAGFMLFAVVSVNATAWQGITLYAVAYSVATIGMFAVLLKMKDYTYDGFNGLAKKQPALAFFTTVFLLSLAGIPLTGGFWAKYFVLTSAVQQGGMLWLVIFALLMAAVSIYYYFRVIIAMYFKTGDAELNHEVTATDRLLLAVTCIIVILLGVAPHLFLYSA